One window of Acropora palmata chromosome 1, jaAcrPala1.3, whole genome shotgun sequence genomic DNA carries:
- the LOC141892099 gene encoding uncharacterized protein LOC141892099 isoform X1 yields the protein MHQPNVNDVKANIIQARQCNQVKKLCRKRKCLEMKLQKVTHASHKLLLREPVTYRKHLKLLDNDPVEAVRSPICEIVKNENQEDRNSHVQGHSCSTVKIKDVTDVDIEEDKRRLRDRCLPWDYPTVLVANDNACKIEKPQLSIVGEKGEGVSPRCAIWGCKNTCGSAAKNVRTLKGVSPRCAIWGCKNTCGSAAKNVRTLKGLYEIDPLFVDFKIENLQVCNVHYNKDHRRHHQLPSDCTSLVEQTCLACCQNVKTTKLQPCIQHTLCGLNIGMLTNSAISCCFFSEYCTERTKLIDNDDLYHTSKHFSEVSSYICMNCKEPYLELAKVKRSYEEKQEKVNKLMGKNDKHVDTEQANTKINSMTYDKCLDQVSHQQIYVFKESEHQTGISSKRLKKAHQFRVEDVLEWVIEATKEEENPFVGFVRKSSLTMSKNEFINGMVTNNKKLLINFLKDSIVA from the exons atgCACCAGCCCAATGTAAATGATGTCAAG GCAAACATAATTCAAGCCAGACAGTGCAACCAAGTAAAGAAActttgcagaaaaagaaaatgtctggaaatgaaattgcaaaaagTAACACATGCTTCACATAAGCTGTTGTTGAGGGAGCCAGTTACCTATAGGAAACATTTAAAG CTTTTAGACAATGACCCAGTGGAAGCTGTACGAAGCCCAATTTGTGAGAtagttaaaaatgaaaatcaggaAGACAGAAATTCACATGTCCAAG GACACAGTTGTTCCACAGTAAAAATAAAGGATGTCACAGATGTCGACattgaagaagacaaaagacGTCTCAGAGATCGTTGTCTTCCCTGGGACTATCCGACTGTTCTTGTAGCCAATGACAATGCCTGTAAAATAGAAAAACCACAACTCAGTATTGTAGGAGAAAAGGGAGAAG gagTTTCTCCAAGATGTGCTATTTGGGGCTGCAAAAATACCTGTGGATCAGCTGCCAAAAATGTCAGGACTCTCAAAG gagTTTCTCCAAGATGTGCTATTTGGGGCTGCAAAAATACCTGTGGATCAGCTGCCAAAAATGTCAGGACTCTCAAAGGTCTTTACGAAATTGACCCACTCTttgttgatttcaaaattgagAACTTACAAGTGTGTAATGTGCACTACAACAAAGATCATCGACGCCACCACCAGCTGCCAAGCGACTGCACAAGTCTTGTAGAACAGACATGTCTAGCATGCTGCCAGAAtgtgaaaacaacaaaattgcaaCCATGCATACAACACACTCTTTGTGGATTAAATATTGGGATGTTGACCAACAGTGCAATatcatgttgctttttctctgaataCTGCACAGAGAGAACAAAACTCATTGACAATGATGATCTTTATCACACAAGTAAACATTTTTCTGAAGTATCCTCATATATTTGCATGAATTGTAAGGAGCCATATCTTGAATTAGCAAAAGTTAAAAGATCATACGaagagaaacaagaaaaggtCAATAAACTTATGGGTAAAAATGACAAGCATGTGGACACAGAACAGGCCAACACCAAGATAAACTCAATGACATATGATAAATGTTTAGATCAAGTTTCCCATCAGCAAATATATGTATTCAAGGAATCTGAGCATCAGACAGGAATATCATCAAAAAGGCTTAAGAAAGCACACCAATTTAGAGTAGAGGATGTACTTGAATGGGTCATTGAAGCCACAAAGGAGGAAGAGAACCCATTTGTAGGATTTGTTAGAAAATCAAGTTTgacaatgtcaaaaaatgaattcattaATGGCATGGTtaccaacaacaaaaagctGTTAATCAACTTCCTTAAAGATTCCATTGTAGCTTAA
- the LOC141892099 gene encoding uncharacterized protein LOC141892099 isoform X2 — translation MHQPNVNDVKLLDNDPVEAVRSPICEIVKNENQEDRNSHVQGHSCSTVKIKDVTDVDIEEDKRRLRDRCLPWDYPTVLVANDNACKIEKPQLSIVGEKGEGVSPRCAIWGCKNTCGSAAKNVRTLKGVSPRCAIWGCKNTCGSAAKNVRTLKGLYEIDPLFVDFKIENLQVCNVHYNKDHRRHHQLPSDCTSLVEQTCLACCQNVKTTKLQPCIQHTLCGLNIGMLTNSAISCCFFSEYCTERTKLIDNDDLYHTSKHFSEVSSYICMNCKEPYLELAKVKRSYEEKQEKVNKLMGKNDKHVDTEQANTKINSMTYDKCLDQVSHQQIYVFKESEHQTGISSKRLKKAHQFRVEDVLEWVIEATKEEENPFVGFVRKSSLTMSKNEFINGMVTNNKKLLINFLKDSIVA, via the exons atgCACCAGCCCAATGTAAATGATGTCAAG CTTTTAGACAATGACCCAGTGGAAGCTGTACGAAGCCCAATTTGTGAGAtagttaaaaatgaaaatcaggaAGACAGAAATTCACATGTCCAAG GACACAGTTGTTCCACAGTAAAAATAAAGGATGTCACAGATGTCGACattgaagaagacaaaagacGTCTCAGAGATCGTTGTCTTCCCTGGGACTATCCGACTGTTCTTGTAGCCAATGACAATGCCTGTAAAATAGAAAAACCACAACTCAGTATTGTAGGAGAAAAGGGAGAAG gagTTTCTCCAAGATGTGCTATTTGGGGCTGCAAAAATACCTGTGGATCAGCTGCCAAAAATGTCAGGACTCTCAAAG gagTTTCTCCAAGATGTGCTATTTGGGGCTGCAAAAATACCTGTGGATCAGCTGCCAAAAATGTCAGGACTCTCAAAGGTCTTTACGAAATTGACCCACTCTttgttgatttcaaaattgagAACTTACAAGTGTGTAATGTGCACTACAACAAAGATCATCGACGCCACCACCAGCTGCCAAGCGACTGCACAAGTCTTGTAGAACAGACATGTCTAGCATGCTGCCAGAAtgtgaaaacaacaaaattgcaaCCATGCATACAACACACTCTTTGTGGATTAAATATTGGGATGTTGACCAACAGTGCAATatcatgttgctttttctctgaataCTGCACAGAGAGAACAAAACTCATTGACAATGATGATCTTTATCACACAAGTAAACATTTTTCTGAAGTATCCTCATATATTTGCATGAATTGTAAGGAGCCATATCTTGAATTAGCAAAAGTTAAAAGATCATACGaagagaaacaagaaaaggtCAATAAACTTATGGGTAAAAATGACAAGCATGTGGACACAGAACAGGCCAACACCAAGATAAACTCAATGACATATGATAAATGTTTAGATCAAGTTTCCCATCAGCAAATATATGTATTCAAGGAATCTGAGCATCAGACAGGAATATCATCAAAAAGGCTTAAGAAAGCACACCAATTTAGAGTAGAGGATGTACTTGAATGGGTCATTGAAGCCACAAAGGAGGAAGAGAACCCATTTGTAGGATTTGTTAGAAAATCAAGTTTgacaatgtcaaaaaatgaattcattaATGGCATGGTtaccaacaacaaaaagctGTTAATCAACTTCCTTAAAGATTCCATTGTAGCTTAA
- the LOC141892139 gene encoding uncharacterized protein LOC141892139, which yields MEDSQENDYSFLGNDTFPNLYDALVYERKFKSEYLERQIYERLLKSEPSIVKFIENQSEHLSKRTLYHLKKRATRRSRRAREPSRIYGPRSRTTNQAQSRSRVAVQEQNLPLVEEEQTVVHGNNAASFPGLPEACEDLIVKKVAKKIAKKIAVPLVLLLSLVLCYCIIFWRGERKKHCYQLQFQIAGWSFRLNAQRC from the exons ATGGAGGACAGTCAAGAGAATGATTATAGCTTTTTGGGGAACGACACGTTCCCCAACCTTTACGATGCACTAGTTTATGAGCGAAAATTTAAGAGTGAATATTTGGAGAGACAAATTTACGAGCGATTACTTAAGAGTGAACCTTCCATCGTGAAATTTATCGAGAATCAAAGCGAACACTTATCCAAGCGAACTTTATATCATCTTAAAAAACGTGCTACAAGGCGATCTAGACGTGCCCGTGAACCGAGCAGAATTTATGGGCCCCG ATCTCGCACAACAAACCAAGCACAAAGTAGAAGTAGAGTGGCAGTTCAAGAGCAAAATCTGCCGTTGGTTGAAGAGGAACAAACAGTCGTCCATGGGAACAATGCTGCCAGTTTCCCAGGATTACCAGAAGCATGTGAAGACTTAATTGTGAAGAAGGTTGCAAAGAAGATTGCAAAGAAGATTGCTGTTCCCCTTGTTCTGCTGCTGTCCCTAGTACTTTGttattgcattattttttggaggggagaaagaaaaaagcactGTTACCAGCTGCAATTTCAAATTGCAGGTTGGTCGTTTAGATTGAATGCACAGCGTTGTTAG
- the LOC141892111 gene encoding uncharacterized protein LOC141892111: protein MAWNRLLSQVNMCQEGMKANEQLTTEVFKTMCEKFSKRRCVTFLAIDQLNPRSEEQQTAIRQLLRTFEKGSDKLFLTPKPTDKCFKCGEEGHWAKECKKEIPHDSAWLQRQCCYTCGQYGHLKKDCELAIRNGKLNKNVTPKVKDINIDHDPLTIQLLRLPEVNLKDHPNLVHSQPCDGSGIHHSERFLHQAPDTWKEARKRKVNGSRAACALGWRGRQEMIKYAEEVKSGHGTKDEYMNDAMRWGSMCEDHAVATYINGMQCRKFEKTGLWVTTDDKGLSWLAVSPDGIIDDDTVVEIKCPFMGGNPFPYRKVPLLYVPQCQLEMYATNTKTCHFVCWTPRRTYIYLVKRNDKFIQELFAHLKSFWSQALAGEIPTWNMNLELLKTKATATSTYSGTGMNALPNANVMAAENFKSCASYIPVTRNYLGPPSTPWMPFNPTHMVLVKY from the coding sequence ATGGCATGGAATAGACTCTTATCACAAGTCAATATGTGTCAAGAAGGCATGAAAGCTAATGAACAGTTGACAACTGAGGTCTTTAAAACTATGTGTGAAAAGTTCAGCAAAAGAAGATGTGTAACATTCCTGGCCATCGACCAATTAAATCCAAGAAGTGAAGAACAACAAACTGCAATACGTCAGCTTCTCCGCACTTTTGAAAAAGGATCTGACAAACTCTTTCTCACTCCAAAACCAACAGATAAATGCTTTAAATGTGGAGAAGAAGGACACTGGGCAAAGGagtgtaaaaaagaaataccacATGATTCTGCCTGGCTTCAAAGACAATGTTGCTATACCTGTGGACAGTATGGCCATTTGAAAAAAGACTGTGAACTAGCTATTAGAAATGGTAAGCTCAACAAAAACGTAACTCCCAAAGTTAAGGACATCAACATTGACCATGACCCACTGACAATACAGCTACTTCGCCTACCTGAAGTTAACTTGAAAGACCATCCCAATCTAGTCCATAGTCAACCTTGTGATGGCAGTGGAATACATCATAGTGAAAGGTTCTTGCACCAAGCTCCTGACACTTGGAAGgaagcaagaaaaagaaaagttaatgGAAGTAGGGCTGCATGTGCTTTGGGATGGAGGGGAAGACAGGAGATGATAAAATATGCAGAGGAGGTTAAGTCTGGTCACGGGACAAAAGATGAATATATGAATGATGCTATGCGCTGGGGATCAATGTGTGAGGATCATGCTGTTGCTACATATATCAATGGTATGCAATgtagaaaatttgaaaaaacagGACTTTGGGTAACAACTGATGATAAAGGTTTATCTTGGCTTGCTGTCTCTCCTGATGGAATAATTGATGATGATACTGTCGTGGAAATAAAGTGTCCTTTCATGGGAGGGAACCCCTTTCCATACAGAAAAGTTCCATTACTTTATGTTCCACAGTGTCAACTAGAAATGTATGctacaaacacaaaaacatgtcattttGTTTGCTGGACACCGCGACGCACATACATCTACTTggtaaaaagaaatgacaaatttattCAAGAACTCTTTGCCCATCTAAAATCGTTTTGGAGCCAAGCACTGGCTGGCGAAATACCAACCTGGAACATGAACCTTGAGCTCCTGAAAACTAAAGCTACAGCCACTTCAACTTATTCTGGAACAGGAATGAATGCACTCCCAAACGCAAATGTAATGGCTGCGGAAAACTTCAAGTCATGTGCAAGTTACATCCCTGTGACAAGAAATTACTTAGGGCCACCATCAACTCCATGGATGCCTTTCAATCCTACACATATGGTTCTGGTCAAATACTAA